A genome region from Prionailurus viverrinus isolate Anna chromosome A3, UM_Priviv_1.0, whole genome shotgun sequence includes the following:
- the EIF2S2 gene encoding eukaryotic translation initiation factor 2 subunit 2: MSGDEMIFDPTMSKKKKKKKKPFMLDEEGDAQTEETQPSETKEVEPEPTEDRDVEADEEDSRKKDASDDLDDLNFFNQKKKKKKTKKIFDIDEAEEGVKDLKIESDIQEAAEPEDDLDIMLGNKKKKKKNVKFPDEDEILEKDEALEDEDSKKDDGISFSNQTGPAWAGSERDYTYEELLNRVFNIMREKNPDMVAGEKRKFVMKPPQVVRVGTKKTSFVNFTDICKLLHRQPKHLLAFLLAELGTSGSIDGNNQLVIKGRFQQKQIENVLRRYIKEYVTCHTCRSPDTILQKDTRLYFLQCETCHSRCSVASIKTGFQAVTGKRAQLRAKAN, from the exons ATGTCCGGGGATGAG ATGATTTTTGATCCTACTatgagcaagaagaaaaagaagaagaagaagccttTTATGTTAGATGAGGAAGGGGATGCCCAGACAGAAGAAACCCAGCCCTCAGAAACAAAAGAAGTAGAACCAGAGCCCACTGAGGACAGAGATGTAGAAGCCGATGAAGAGGACAGTAGGAAAAAAG ATGCTTCTGATGATTTAGATGACTTGAACTTCTttaatcagaagaaaaagaagaaaaaaacaaaaaagatatttgaTATTGATGAAGCTGAAGAAGGTGTAAAG GATCTTAAGATTGAAAGTGACATCCAAGAAGCAGCTGAACCAGAGGATGACCTTGACATTAtgcttggcaataaaaagaagaaaaagaagaatgttaaGTTCCCAGATGAGGATGAAATACTAGAGAAAGATGAAG CTTTAGAAGATGAAGACAGCAAAAAAGATGATGGTATCTCCTTCAGTAACCAGACAGGACCTGCTTGGGCAGGCTCAGAAAGAGACTACACATATGAGGAG CTATTGAATCGAGTATTCAACATCATGAGGGAAAAGAATCCAGATATGGTtgctggagagaaaaggaaatttgtcATGAAACCTCCACAGGTTGTCCGAGTAGGAACAAAGAAAACCTCTTTTGTCAACTTTACAGATATCTGTAAACT attacATCGTCAGCCCAAACATCTCCTTGCATTTTTATTGGCTGAATTGGGTACAAG TGGTTCTATAGATGGTAATAATCAACTTGTAATCAAAGGAAGATTCCAACAGAAACAGATAGAAAATGTTTTGAGAAGATATATCA AGGAATACGTTACCTGTCACACATGCCGATCACCGGACACAATCCTGCAAAAGGACACCCGACTCTATTTCTTACAGTGCGAAACTTGTCATTCTCGATGCTCTGTTGCCAGCATCAAGACCGGCTTCCAGGCTGTCACAGGCAAGCGAGCACAGCTCCGTGCCAAAGCTAACTAA